The following are from one region of the Sorghum bicolor cultivar BTx623 chromosome 2, Sorghum_bicolor_NCBIv3, whole genome shotgun sequence genome:
- the LOC8056618 gene encoding ABC transporter F family member 4 has translation MGRKDTSSSSAAAGGGKKDKPMSVSAMLASMDAPAAKPNKSSKSAAPSKAKAKPSKAPASSYMGDIDLPPSDDEDEEEAAQRAAAKPKAARAAVVDLSAGAAPSQKDAKKKDKREAVAAAAAEAARQEALRDDRDAFSVVIGARVTGDDGGGGVDDNVRDIVLENFSVSAGGKELLKSASLRISHGRRYGLVGPNGMGKSTLLKLLAWRQVPVPRNIDVLLVEQEIIGDDRSALEAVVAADEELTALRAEQARLEASNDADDNERLVEVYEKLNLRDSDAARARASKILAGLGFDQAMQARSTKSFSGGWRMRISLARALFMQPTLLLLDEPTNHLDLRAVLWLEEYLCSQWKKTLIVVSHDRDFLNTVCNEIIHLHDKSLHVYRGNFDDFESGYEQKRKEMNKKFVMYEKQMKAARKSGSKAAQDKVKGQALSKAAKEAAKNKGKGKSAADDDDDQKQVAVPQKWRDYSVEFHFPEPTELTPPLLQLIEVGFSYPGRPDFKLSGVDVGIDMGTRVAIVGPNGAGKSTLLNLLAGDLTPTEGEVRRSQKLRIGRYSQHFVDLLTMEENPVQYLLRLHPDQEGMSKAETVRAKLGKFGLPGHNHLTPIVKLSGGQKARVVFTSISMSQPHILLLDEPTNHLDMQSIDALADALDEFTGGVVLVSHDSRLISRVCEDEQRSEIWVVEDGTVNRYDGTFEDYKDELMEEIKKEVEE, from the coding sequence atgggAAGAAAAGACACCTCATCCTCCTCcgcggccgccggcggcgggaAAAAGGACAAACCTATGTCAGTATCCGCCATGCTCGCCTCCATGGACGCCCCCGCAGCGAAGCCCAACAAGTCGTCCAAGTCGGCGGCGCCGTCCAAGGCCAAGGCGAAGCCCTCCAAGGCGCCGGCGTCGTCCTACATGGGCGACATCGACCTGCCCCCTTccgacgacgaggacgaggaggaggccgccCAGCGCGCCGCAGCCAAGCCCAAGGCGGCCCGCGCCGCAGTGGTCGACCTcagcgccggcgccgcgccGTCGCAGAAGGAcgccaagaagaaggacaagcgcGAGGCCgtggcggccgcggccgccgagGCCGCCAGGCAGGAGGCGCTCCGCGACGACCGCGACGCCTTCTCCGTCGTCATCGGCGCGCGCGTCAccggcgacgacggcggcggcggcgtcgacgaCAACGTCAGGGACATCGTGCTCGAGAACTTCTCCGTCTCCGCGGGCGGGAAGGAGCTGCTCAAGAGCGCCTCCCTCCGGATCTCGCACGGCCGCAGGTACGGCCTCGTCGGCCCCAACGGCATGGGCAAGTCCACGCTGCTCAAGCTCCTGGCATGGCGCCAGGTCCCCGTGCCACGGAACATCGATGTCCTGCTCGTCGAGCAGGAGATCATCGGTGACGACCGCTCGGCCCTTGAGGCTGTGGTTGCCGCTGATGAGGAGCTCACCGCCCTCCGGGCCGAGCAGGCGAGGCTTGAGGCCTCTAATGATGCTGATGATAACGAGCGGCTCGTGGAGGTCTATGAGAAGCTGAATCTCCGGGACTCTGATGCTGCCCGGGCCAGAGCGTCCAAGATTCTTGCGGGGCTGGGGTTCGATCAGGCGATGCAGGCTAGATCCACAAAGTCCTTCAGTGGTGGATGGAGGATGCGTATTTCGCTTGCCCGTGCGCTCTTCATGCAGCCAACGCTGCTGCTCCTCGATGAGCCGACTAACCACCTGGATCTAAGAGCTGTGCTATGGCTGGAGGAATACTTGTGCTCGCAGTGGAAGAAGACAttgattgttgtgtcccatgacCGTGACTTTCTGAATACAGTGTGCAATGAGATCATACACTTGCATGATAAAAGTCTTCATGTCTATCGTGGAAACTTTGATGATTTTGAGAGTGGGTATGAGCAGAAGAGGAAGGAGATGAACAAGAAGTTTGTGATGTATGAAAAGCAGATGAAAGCAGCCAGGAAGTCTGGGAGCAAGGCCGCGCAGGATAAGGTTAAGGGCCAGGCGCTGTCAAAGGCTGCTAAAGAGGCCGCCAAGAACAAGGGGAAGGGGAAGAGTGCTGCAGATGACGACGATGACCAGAAACAGGTGGCTGTGCCACAGAAGTGGCGTGACTACAGTGTTGAATTCCATTTCCCAGAGCCTACAGAGCTCACACCACCTCTCCTTCAGCTCATTGAGGTAGGGTTCAGTTACCCTGGTAGGCCAGACTTCAAGCTCTCAGGTGTTGATGTTGGCATTGATATGGGAACACGTGTAGCTATTGTTGGGCCGAATGGAGCTGGAAAGTCTACTCTGCTTAATTTACTTGCTGGTGATCTTACCCCAACTGAAGGGGAGGTAAGGAGGAGCCAGAAGCTGAGAATTGGACGATACTCACAGCATTTTGTTGACTTATTGACAATGGAGGAAAATCCAGTTCAATATTTGTTGAGGCTTCACCCAGATCAGGAGGGAATGAGCAAAGCAGAGACTGTCCGTGCTAAGCTTGGGAAGTTTGGGTTACCTGGACACAACCATCTGACTCCAATTGTTAAATTATCTGGTGGGCAGAAGGCCCGAGTTGTGTTCACTTCTATATCAATGTCTCAACCTCACATACTCCTGCTTGACGAGCCAACGAATCACTTGGACATGCAAAGTATTGATGCATTGGCAGACGCACTGGACGAATTCACTGGAGGTGTCGTCTTGGTTAGCCACGACTCACGGTTAATATCTCGTGTTTGTGAGGATGAGCAAAGGAGTGAGATATGGGTTGTGGAGGATGGGACTGTGAATAGATATGACGGCACATTTGAGGATTACAAGGATGAACTCATGGAAGAAATAAAGAAGGAAGTTGAAGAATAA